In a single window of the Chloroflexota bacterium genome:
- a CDS encoding type II toxin-antitoxin system VapC family toxin — translation MAEMLLDRTLFDDLRSGDAAARATVESILDGDIQAAISPLTVFELWQSGDIDRRTEIGFLSVLRFVEEAPPNIETARTAGLLAADYQKGDESHSLERDVSYIALVAATAIQLDIPICTRAADAFAQFGVEIIAY, via the coding sequence GTGGCTGAAATGCTTCTCGACAGGACGCTCTTCGACGATCTGCGCAGTGGCGATGCTGCCGCGCGCGCGACGGTCGAATCCATTCTGGACGGCGACATCCAAGCCGCCATATCTCCTCTGACCGTATTCGAACTATGGCAGAGCGGCGATATTGACAGGCGTACGGAGATTGGATTCCTCAGCGTGCTGCGTTTTGTTGAAGAGGCACCGCCCAACATTGAGACCGCTAGAACTGCCGGGCTGTTGGCGGCAGATTATCAGAAGGGCGACGAGTCGCATTCATTAGAGCGCGATGTCTCGTATATCGCGCTGGTAGCCGCAACCGCAATTCAACTCGATATCCCAATATGCACCCGCGCCGCCGACGCTTTTGCGCAGTTCGGT
- a CDS encoding glycerate kinase has product MKIVIAPQAFKGSISALDAATAMREGIKRVVPEAQVVTVPVADGGDGTLETLVEGSGGRIHDLEVTGPLGERRMAQWGAMGDGITAVIEMARTSGLALVPLDERNPLAATTYGLGEAIAHALDAGFRRFIVGIGGSATNDAGAGMAQALGVRLLDDAGDDLPFGGAPLARLRNIDTSGMDARIAQCEFMVACDVNNPLTGPTGASAIYGPQKGATPEMIAELDAALSHFAAVVERDIGATINDVAGSGAAGGLGGGMIAFAGGELRAGVDIVLGTIRLDDYLPGCDLVITGEGSMDHSTIYNKAPVGVAQRAKRLGIPVVGVSGSLGAGFQDVHEHGIDALTSITPGPMSLDEASTRAAELIANATEQALRFMKAGSAVFGEHS; this is encoded by the coding sequence ATGAAGATTGTAATTGCACCACAGGCATTCAAGGGAAGCATATCGGCGTTGGATGCGGCAACGGCGATGCGCGAAGGCATCAAGCGGGTTGTGCCCGAGGCCCAGGTCGTCACGGTTCCGGTGGCAGACGGCGGCGACGGTACACTCGAAACTCTGGTTGAAGGATCCGGCGGACGCATTCACGACCTAGAAGTTACCGGACCGCTAGGCGAGCGCCGCATGGCACAGTGGGGCGCCATGGGCGATGGCATAACCGCTGTAATAGAAATGGCACGGACATCGGGGCTTGCCCTAGTGCCGCTGGACGAGCGCAACCCACTCGCGGCGACCACATACGGCCTTGGCGAAGCTATCGCGCACGCATTGGACGCCGGTTTCAGGCGCTTCATCGTGGGCATCGGTGGTAGCGCGACGAACGACGCCGGCGCGGGAATGGCGCAGGCGCTCGGCGTTAGACTGTTGGACGATGCCGGCGACGATCTACCATTCGGTGGCGCGCCTCTCGCACGGCTGAGAAATATCGATACTTCGGGAATGGACGCTCGGATTGCTCAGTGCGAGTTTATGGTCGCCTGCGATGTCAATAATCCTTTGACCGGACCGACCGGCGCATCCGCAATTTACGGCCCGCAGAAGGGCGCCACGCCTGAAATGATTGCCGAGCTAGACGCCGCCCTCTCGCACTTCGCCGCAGTTGTGGAGCGCGATATTGGCGCGACCATCAACGATGTGGCAGGCTCTGGCGCGGCAGGCGGACTAGGCGGAGGCATGATCGCTTTCGCTGGCGGCGAACTTCGTGCCGGCGTGGACATCGTGTTGGGTACAATTCGCTTGGACGACTACCTGCCCGGCTGCGACCTCGTCATCACGGGCGAGGGCAGCATGGACCATTCAACCATCTACAACAAGGCGCCGGTAGGCGTGGCGCAGCGCGCGAAACGGCTGGGCATCCCGGTAGTAGGCGTTAGCGGCTCGTTGGGCGCTGGTTTCCAGGATGTCCACGAGCATGGCATTGACGCTCTCACGTCGATTACGCCGGGACCTATGAGCCTAGACGAAGCGTCAACCCGTGCGGCCGAACTCATCGCCAATGCAACGGAACAGGCGCTAAGGTTCATGAAGGCGGGATCAGCGGTCTTCGGCGAACATAGCTAG